A part of Larkinella insperata genomic DNA contains:
- a CDS encoding family 16 glycoside hydrolase: MKFPLLTVTGILFLNTLTRAQVQPDNRLVAENLAQMPALDGKQLVTTMEALAAVGEKGLLEMALKLAPPGQGDNTSVQYALGGFSYYVTKPGKDGQRATAVRAYGQALEKLTDPESKAFIISQLQIVGKDDAVAYLKPYLANERLCAPAVRTLVKIGTPLAQKTLLDALNGSSGTARLSLVKALGDIHYQPAAAALIPLVQSDDKKLTKVTLYALARFGTPDVEATLTKAAQASGYTYDVTEATASYLDYLNRLVALGNKPLANALARRVLVQCTAPKQVPTRSALLRILVDINQQKTLPLLTQAVLDSSREYRVAALKLATGLRSKPVNLQLAKLVGRTTGETQADLITQLGQTGEPTLAPFLLPTLKSADPEVRLAAIPAVTRTGYQRSITPLLELLKRGTPEEVAAIKESLSLLKGSHMYAQITHSLTSMPAEPRVALLSLLGARAVTASVPQVLAQVKNRDTTISQAAAAALPMMVSKAQVPQLVQLLTTVTNFKTVRSLQQALVAATVLEGDSAQRTDLLANYMQQAPVGAQGRFLGALAGIGSPKALELVQQSFEKGDGLVQPAAVVALSDWPTPAAAPALLTIARQNNVSSEAALNGYLALIDRTTYPADLRLLMLRDAMDLARTPQQKNDILQAASRCRTFLALVFAGSYLTDPAVAKQAATTVATIANATRDLSGNTVRALLEKAGQVLTGSESEAQRQAIQRRLQTMNPAEGFVPLFNGKDLSGWKGLVADPIKRSKMDAATLAQEQQKADEVMRNGWSVKDGLLVFNGHGNNICTEKPYKDFEMLVDWKITKDGDAGIYLRGTPQVQIWDPARTDVGAQVGSGGLYNNQKYPSKPLKKADNPVGEWNTFRIIMKGERVTVYLNGELVTDNTVLENYWDRSQPIFPQEQIELQAHGTYVAYRNLYIRELPQAKPYELTEEEKREGYELLFNGKDMTNWVGNTKDYVAENGDIVWYNNGGKGNLYTQKEYSDFVFRFEFQLTPGANNGLGIRAPLEGDAAYVGMELQILDNDAEIYKKLEPYQYHGSVYGVIPARRGALKPLGEWNYEEVTVKGSQITVVLNGVQILNGDIAEASKNGTLDHKEHPGLKRTSGHIGFLGHGSVLRFRNIRVKDLKK, encoded by the coding sequence ATGAAATTTCCCCTACTGACCGTAACCGGTATCCTTTTCCTGAATACCCTCACCCGGGCGCAGGTTCAGCCGGATAACCGACTGGTAGCCGAAAACCTGGCCCAGATGCCCGCTCTGGACGGCAAACAACTTGTTACAACCATGGAAGCCCTGGCCGCCGTGGGCGAAAAAGGGCTGCTCGAAATGGCACTGAAGCTGGCGCCCCCCGGCCAGGGCGATAACACCTCGGTGCAGTACGCGCTCGGTGGTTTTTCCTATTACGTTACCAAACCCGGTAAGGACGGGCAGCGGGCTACGGCAGTCCGGGCGTACGGGCAGGCGCTGGAAAAGCTGACCGATCCGGAAAGCAAAGCGTTTATCATCAGTCAGTTGCAGATCGTAGGCAAAGACGATGCCGTAGCGTACCTGAAACCGTATTTGGCCAACGAACGGCTTTGCGCTCCGGCGGTTCGGACGTTGGTTAAAATTGGCACCCCACTGGCGCAGAAAACCCTCCTGGACGCCCTGAACGGCTCGTCGGGTACTGCCCGGCTGTCGCTGGTGAAAGCCCTGGGGGATATCCATTACCAGCCCGCGGCCGCGGCCCTGATTCCGCTGGTGCAGTCGGACGATAAAAAACTCACGAAAGTAACGCTGTACGCGCTGGCCCGTTTCGGAACGCCGGACGTGGAAGCAACCCTGACCAAAGCCGCGCAGGCCAGCGGCTATACCTACGACGTGACGGAAGCCACCGCCAGCTACCTCGACTACCTGAACCGGCTGGTGGCGCTGGGCAACAAACCGCTGGCCAATGCCCTGGCCCGGCGGGTTTTGGTGCAATGTACTGCGCCAAAACAAGTGCCGACGCGGTCGGCGCTGTTGCGTATTCTGGTGGATATCAACCAGCAGAAAACTCTGCCGTTGCTGACGCAGGCGGTGCTGGATTCGTCGAGGGAATACCGGGTGGCGGCCCTCAAACTGGCAACGGGCCTCCGCAGCAAGCCGGTTAATCTGCAACTCGCCAAACTGGTGGGCAGGACCACCGGCGAGACGCAGGCCGACTTAATCACGCAACTCGGCCAGACCGGCGAGCCGACGCTGGCACCGTTTCTGTTGCCGACGCTGAAAAGTGCTGACCCGGAGGTCCGGCTGGCGGCTATTCCGGCGGTGACGCGGACGGGCTACCAGCGAAGCATAACACCGTTGCTGGAATTACTGAAACGCGGCACGCCGGAAGAGGTAGCGGCTATCAAAGAATCTCTATCCCTGCTGAAGGGCTCGCACATGTACGCCCAGATTACGCACAGCCTGACGAGCATGCCGGCCGAACCCCGGGTGGCCTTGCTGTCTTTGCTGGGCGCCCGCGCCGTTACGGCCAGTGTACCGCAGGTTCTGGCTCAGGTAAAAAACCGGGATACTACCATCAGTCAGGCGGCAGCCGCAGCCCTGCCTATGATGGTGAGCAAAGCGCAGGTTCCGCAACTGGTGCAACTGCTGACAACGGTTACGAATTTCAAAACGGTTCGTTCGCTGCAACAGGCTCTGGTGGCGGCAACGGTTTTGGAAGGAGATTCGGCCCAACGGACGGACCTGCTGGCAAATTACATGCAGCAGGCGCCGGTTGGAGCGCAGGGCCGTTTCTTGGGCGCGCTGGCCGGAATTGGCAGCCCGAAGGCGCTTGAATTGGTGCAGCAGTCCTTTGAAAAGGGCGACGGCCTGGTGCAGCCAGCCGCCGTAGTGGCCCTGTCGGACTGGCCCACGCCCGCTGCGGCCCCGGCTCTGCTGACCATTGCCCGGCAAAACAACGTTTCCTCCGAAGCGGCCCTGAACGGTTATCTGGCCCTGATTGACCGCACCACGTATCCCGCCGACCTGCGGTTGCTGATGCTGCGGGACGCGATGGATCTGGCCCGGACTCCGCAGCAAAAGAATGACATTCTGCAAGCCGCCAGCCGGTGCCGCACCTTTCTGGCGCTGGTTTTTGCGGGCAGTTACCTGACTGATCCGGCAGTGGCAAAACAAGCCGCAACGACGGTAGCAACCATCGCCAACGCCACCCGGGATTTGTCGGGAAACACCGTGCGGGCGTTGCTGGAAAAAGCCGGTCAGGTCCTGACGGGTTCCGAAAGCGAAGCCCAGCGGCAGGCCATTCAGCGACGGCTACAAACCATGAATCCCGCCGAGGGGTTTGTGCCCCTGTTTAACGGAAAAGACCTGTCGGGCTGGAAGGGACTGGTTGCGGATCCGATCAAACGTTCAAAGATGGACGCGGCCACGCTGGCGCAGGAGCAGCAGAAAGCCGACGAGGTGATGCGCAATGGCTGGTCGGTGAAAGACGGGTTGCTGGTTTTCAACGGCCACGGGAACAACATCTGTACGGAAAAACCGTATAAAGACTTTGAAATGCTGGTCGACTGGAAAATCACCAAGGATGGGGATGCCGGTATCTACCTGCGCGGGACGCCCCAGGTCCAGATCTGGGACCCGGCCCGCACCGACGTGGGCGCTCAGGTGGGGTCGGGCGGTTTGTACAACAACCAGAAATATCCCAGCAAACCGCTGAAGAAGGCCGACAATCCCGTCGGGGAGTGGAACACGTTCCGCATCATCATGAAGGGCGAACGGGTAACGGTTTACCTGAATGGCGAGCTGGTGACGGACAATACCGTGCTGGAAAACTACTGGGACCGCAGCCAACCTATTTTCCCGCAGGAACAGATCGAATTACAGGCGCACGGCACCTACGTGGCCTACCGCAATCTTTACATTCGTGAACTGCCCCAGGCCAAGCCGTACGAGCTGACCGAAGAAGAAAAGCGGGAAGGCTACGAATTGCTGTTCAACGGAAAAGATATGACCAACTGGGTTGGCAATACAAAGGATTATGTGGCTGAGAACGGCGACATCGTCTGGTACAACAACGGCGGCAAAGGCAACCTATACACCCAGAAAGAATACAGCGATTTTGTGTTCCGGTTTGAGTTTCAGTTGACGCCCGGCGCTAACAACGGGCTGGGTATCCGGGCTCCGCTGGAAGGCGATGCAGCTTACGTGGGCATGGAATTGCAAATTCTCGATAACGACGCGGAGATTTATAAAAAGCTGGAACCGTATCAGTACCACGGCTCGGTTTACGGCGTAATTCCGGCCCGGCGCGGAGCCCTCAAGCCCCTTGGCGAGTGGAATTACGAAGAAGTAACCGTAAAAGGCAGTCAGATCACAGTGGTGCTGAACGGGGTGCAAATTCTAAACGGCGACATCGCAGAAGCCAGTAAAAACGGTACGCTCGACCACAAAGAGCACCCGGGTTTGAAACGCACCAGCGGACACATCGGTTTTCTGGGCCACGGTTCGGTGCTGCGCTTCCGCAACATTCGCGTTAAGGATTTGAAGAAGTAA
- a CDS encoding ChaN family lipoprotein, producing MKYFLLFVLGCLAFTSDKPAYQFYTQKLKTISYEKVLKEAKDADVVFFGELHNNPICHWLELQLTKDLYADRKEQLILGAEMFEADNQTALSDYVSGKTTDKEFPKQARLWNNYKTDYRPLVDFAREHKLPFVATNVPRRYASAVARQGLASLDTIPAAQKAWIAPLPLTVDLTLPGYKAMLDMMHGGDAKPDPEQGANFARAQAIKDATMAHFILQNRKPGTTLLHYNGSYHSNNFEGIIWYLRQKQPDLKIVTIASVEVPDVEKPDKTNQNLATFILHIPADMTKTY from the coding sequence ATGAAATACTTCCTCCTGTTCGTTCTCGGCTGTTTGGCGTTCACCAGTGACAAACCGGCGTATCAATTTTACACCCAGAAGCTAAAGACCATTTCCTACGAGAAGGTGTTGAAAGAAGCCAAGGACGCCGATGTGGTCTTTTTTGGCGAACTGCACAACAATCCAATTTGCCACTGGCTGGAGTTGCAGCTAACCAAGGATTTGTACGCCGATCGGAAAGAGCAGTTGATTCTGGGGGCCGAAATGTTTGAAGCCGACAACCAGACGGCTTTGTCTGATTACGTTTCCGGCAAAACCACGGACAAGGAGTTTCCCAAACAGGCCCGGCTCTGGAACAATTACAAAACCGATTACCGTCCGCTGGTCGATTTTGCCCGGGAACACAAATTGCCGTTTGTCGCCACGAACGTGCCACGCCGGTACGCCAGCGCCGTGGCCCGGCAGGGGTTGGCTTCGCTCGATACGATTCCGGCTGCCCAGAAAGCCTGGATTGCGCCCCTCCCGCTCACAGTTGATCTGACGCTGCCCGGCTACAAAGCCATGCTCGACATGATGCACGGCGGTGATGCCAAACCCGACCCGGAGCAGGGCGCCAATTTTGCCCGCGCCCAGGCTATCAAGGACGCCACAATGGCCCATTTCATCCTCCAGAACCGCAAACCCGGCACCACGCTTCTGCACTACAACGGGTCTTATCACTCCAACAATTTCGAGGGAATAATCTGGTATCTGCGTCAGAAGCAGCCGGATTTAAAGATTGTCACCATTGCGTCGGTTGAAGTACCCGATGTAGAAAAGCCGGACAAAACCAATCAGAATCTGGCTACTTTTATTCTGCACATCCCGGCCGACATGACAAAGACCTATTGA
- a CDS encoding 3-keto-disaccharide hydrolase, with translation MKKNFLALILLAGTAQVAVAQEKRQQNPESSEIWEPVPRVVTPGVLSPNTASGTTAPSDAIVLFDGKDGSKWVSVKDYNPANWGGVTEGSNTWPIRDGAMFSAKGASLRTKQEFQDFQLHIEFRAPEKVEGSGQGRGNSGIFLQGRYELQVLDGYNNPTYSNGMVGSIYKQAIPLVNPSRKPGEWQTYDIIYYAPRFNKDGMMSEQGKVTVLLNGVLVQYDTRIKGTTEYIGYPKVQPHGKGPLLLQDHGNPVGFRNIWIREL, from the coding sequence ATGAAGAAGAATTTCTTAGCCCTAATCTTACTGGCCGGTACGGCTCAAGTAGCGGTTGCTCAGGAAAAACGGCAGCAAAATCCGGAATCGTCTGAAATCTGGGAACCCGTTCCGCGCGTGGTCACGCCGGGCGTTCTGTCGCCCAACACGGCATCAGGCACCACGGCTCCTTCGGACGCCATTGTGCTGTTCGACGGCAAAGACGGCAGCAAATGGGTTTCCGTGAAAGACTACAATCCGGCCAATTGGGGTGGCGTCACCGAAGGGTCCAACACCTGGCCGATCCGCGACGGCGCCATGTTTTCGGCCAAAGGAGCCTCCCTGCGGACGAAGCAGGAGTTCCAGGATTTCCAGCTCCACATTGAGTTCAGAGCCCCGGAAAAAGTAGAAGGTAGCGGTCAGGGACGCGGCAACAGCGGTATCTTCCTGCAGGGCCGTTACGAATTGCAGGTGCTGGATGGCTACAACAACCCGACGTATTCGAACGGGATGGTGGGTTCGATTTACAAGCAGGCAATTCCGCTGGTGAACCCAAGCCGTAAACCGGGCGAGTGGCAAACCTATGACATCATCTATTACGCACCGCGTTTCAACAAGGACGGCATGATGTCGGAGCAGGGCAAAGTAACGGTATTGCTGAACGGCGTTCTGGTGCAGTACGATACCCGCATCAAAGGCACAACGGAATACATCGGTTATCCGAAAGTACAACCCCACGGCAAAGGCCCGCTGCTGCTGCAGGACCACGGCAACCCGGTTGGTTTCCGGAATATCTGGATTCGGGAGCTGTAA
- a CDS encoding threonine aldolase family protein, with product MIIDLRSDTVTKPTPAMLEAMFRAEVGDDVSGDDPTVNALEEKAARLFGKEAALFCPSGTMTNQLAIRTHTRPGDDVICDQLSHVYLYEGGGIAVNALASVTLTQGKFGKLTPELVRDHIQPDDVHRPRTQLVCLENTVNKGGGCYYTLPEIKAIRDVCDEHGLILHLDGARLFNALVETGETPLEHGTLFDSISICLSKGLGCPVGSLLLGTRDVIKQARRYRKVMGGGWRQAGYLAAAGLYALDHHIDRLKDDHRRASAIEPMLRSLPEVEDIYPIDTNIVIFRLNETVLATDYVRQLAEKGIRCSVFGKHLVRFVTHLDFTDDHLAELQKRLA from the coding sequence ATGATAATTGATCTGCGTAGCGATACCGTTACCAAACCCACTCCGGCTATGCTGGAGGCCATGTTCCGGGCCGAAGTTGGCGATGATGTCTCCGGCGACGACCCCACCGTAAATGCCCTGGAAGAAAAAGCCGCCCGGCTGTTCGGTAAGGAAGCCGCGCTGTTTTGCCCGTCCGGCACGATGACCAACCAACTCGCCATCCGGACCCACACCCGCCCCGGCGATGACGTGATCTGCGATCAGCTTTCCCACGTCTACCTCTACGAAGGGGGCGGCATTGCCGTCAACGCGCTGGCGTCGGTGACCCTGACGCAGGGAAAATTCGGCAAACTAACGCCCGAACTGGTCCGCGACCATATTCAGCCCGACGACGTACACCGGCCCCGTACGCAGCTGGTTTGCCTGGAAAATACCGTCAACAAAGGCGGGGGCTGTTACTACACGCTGCCGGAAATTAAGGCAATCCGGGACGTTTGCGACGAACACGGCTTGATCCTGCACCTCGACGGAGCCCGGCTGTTCAACGCGCTGGTCGAAACCGGCGAAACCCCGCTCGAACACGGTACCTTGTTTGATTCCATCAGCATCTGTCTGTCCAAAGGGCTGGGCTGTCCGGTGGGCTCGTTGCTGCTCGGCACCCGCGATGTGATCAAGCAGGCCCGGCGTTACCGTAAAGTGATGGGCGGGGGCTGGCGGCAAGCCGGATATCTGGCTGCGGCCGGTCTATACGCCCTCGACCACCACATTGACCGACTGAAGGATGATCACCGCCGGGCCAGCGCCATTGAGCCAATGCTCAGGTCCCTTCCGGAAGTGGAAGACATTTATCCGATTGACACGAACATCGTCATTTTCCGTCTGAACGAAACGGTGCTGGCGACCGACTACGTCCGGCAACTGGCGGAAAAGGGAATTCGGTGCAGTGTGTTCGGCAAACACCTGGTACGCTTCGTGACGCACCTGGATTTTACGGACGACCATCTGGCAGAATTACAAAAAAGGTTGGCCTGA